A window from Carassius gibelio isolate Cgi1373 ecotype wild population from Czech Republic chromosome B3, carGib1.2-hapl.c, whole genome shotgun sequence encodes these proteins:
- the si:ch211-106h11.3 gene encoding CCN family member 1 — translation MRDLMCLFVLIICTTVRARCPKVCKCPAERPVCPPGVSAVPDGCGCCKVCAAQLNDDCHENKPCDHHKGLECNYGNDVASIHGICRAKLEGRSCEYNGRMYQNGENFRAGCKHQCTCIDGAVGCVPLCPSDIPLETASCPSPRLVKIPGQCCLSVDCHGESSVLPPVFRRPQPPPYLFPDLHTYKKPRPKPYPYKPKDSLSNELIEVEKKWDKPRSRKHLPAWKKAGRQCVVQTTSWTPCSRSCGMGVSSRVTNENTQCKLLKETRLCNIRPCSSVAVPIKKGRKCSRTQKSPEPLRLHYAGCRSTRLYRPNYCGTCLDGRCCSPRRTRTVPVLFTCPDGELFERAVMFVQSCKCNDECGHLNEAVLPPQRWLYGDMHKFVD, via the exons GTCCGAGCGCGGTGTCCTAAGGTGTGTAAGTGTCCGGCGGAGCGGCCCGTGTGCCCGCCAGGCGTCAGTGCGGTGCCCGATGGCTGCGGCTGCTGTAAGGTGTGTGCCGCCCAGCTGAACGACGACTGCCATGAGAACAAACCCTGTGACCATCACAAGGGCCTGGAGTGTAACTATGGCAACGATGTGGCCAGCATCCATGGGATCTGCCGGG CCAAACTGGAAGGCCGCTCCTGCGAATACAATGGGCGCATGTATCAGAATGGAGAAAACTTCCGCGCGGGCTGCAAACACCAATGCACCTGTATTGATGGGGCGGTGGGCTGCGTGCCCCTTTGTCCCTCTGATATTCCTCTGGAAACAGCATCCTGTCCCTCACCTCGACTGGTCAAGATCCCTGGCCAGTGCTGCCTCAGCGTGGACTGTCACGGCGAGTCCTCCGTCCTACCGCCAGTGTTTAGACGGCCGCAGCCGCCTCCGTATCTGTTCCCTGACCTGCACACCTACAAGAAACCCCGACCAAAGCCGTACCCCTACAAGCCCAAAGACTCCCTGAGCAATGAACTCATAGAGGTGGAGAAAAAGTGGGACAAACCGCGGAGTCGAAAGCATTTGCCAG CATGGAAGAAAGCCGGACGGCAATGTGTTGTGCAGACGACAAGCTGGACACCTTGTTCACGCAGCTGCGGGATGGGCGTTTCATCTCGGGTCACCAATGAGAACACGCAGTGCAAGCTGCTGAAGGAAACCAGACTCTGCAACATTCGTCCCTGTAGTTCAGTGGCTGTGCCTATAAAG AAGGGGAGGAAGTGTTCTCGTACGCAGAAGTCCCCCGAGCCTCTGCGTCTGCACTACGCCGGCTGCCGCAGCACACGCCTCTATCGGCCCAACTACTGCGGGACGTGTCTGGACGGGCGATGCTGCTCGCCCCGCCGCACACGGACGGTCCCCGTGCTCTTCACCTGCCCCGATGGAGAGCTCTTCGAGAGGGCCGTCATGTTTGTGCAGTCCTGCAAGTGCAACGATGAATGTGGCCACCTGAACGAAGCGGTGCTCCCGCCCCAACGTTGGCTGTATGGCGACATGCACAAGTTTGTTGATTAA
- the LOC127952567 gene encoding ATP-dependent RNA helicase DDX39A, with translation MAENDVDNELLDYEEDDEPQGAPESAAPVGKKEVKGSYVSIHSSGFRDFLLKPELLRAIVDCGFEHPSEVQHECIPQAILGMDILCQAKSGMGKTAVFVLATLQQIEPVEGQVSVLVMCHTRELAFQISKEYERFSKYMPTVKVAVFFGGMSIKKDEDVLKKSCPHIVVGTPGRILALVRNKTLNLKNVKHFVLDECDKMLEQLDMRRDVQDIFRLTPHEKQCMMFSATLSKEIRPVCRKFMQDPMEVFVDDETKLTLHGLQQYYCKLKDSEKNRKLFDLLDVLEFNQVVIFVKSVQRCVALSQLLVEQNFPAIAIHRGMAQEERLSRYQQFKDFQRRILVATNLFGRGMDIERVNIVFNYDMPEDSDTYLHRVARAGRFGTKGLAVTFVSDETDAKILNDVQDRFEVNVSELPEEIDISTYIEQSR, from the exons ATGGCTGAGAATGATGTCGACAACGAGCTGCTGGATTATGAAGAGGATGATGAGCCTCAAGGAGCCCCAGAAAGTGCCGCTCCGGTGGGCAAGAAGGAGGTGAAGGGCTCATACGTGTCCATCCACAGCTCGGGCTTCAGGGACTTCCTGCTGAAGCCGGAGCTGCTGAGGGCCATCGTGGACTGTGGATTTGAGCATCCATCTGAAG tgcagCACGAGTGCATCCCGCAGGCCATCCTCGGCATGGATATCCTGTGTCAGGCCAAGTCTGGTATGGGAAAGACCGCCGTGTTTGTGCTCGCTACCCTGCAGCAGATCGAGCCGGTCGAAGGACAG GTGTCGGTGCTGGTCATGTGTCACACACGCGAGCTGGCGTTTCAGATCAGTAAGGAGTACGAGCGCTTCTCCAAGTACATGCCCACGGTGAAGGTGGCCGTGTTCTTCGGTGGCATGTCCATAAAGAAGGACGAGGATGTCCTGAAGAAGAGCTGCCCTCACATCGTGGTCGGCACGCCGGGACGAATCCTCGCCCTGGTCCGAAACAAAACCCTCAACCTGAAGAACGTCAAGCACTTCGTTCTGGACGAGTGTGACAAGATGCTGGAGCAGCTGG ATATGAGACGTGACGTGCAGGACATCTTCAGACTGACCCCTCACGAGAAGCAGTGCATGATGTTCAGCGCCACCCTCAGCAAAGAGATTCGGCCCGTCTGCCGCAAGTTCATGCAGGAC CCGATGGAGGTGTTTGTGGACGATGAGACCAAGCTGACTCTTCATGGTCTGCAGCAGTACTACTGCAAACTGAAGGACAGCGAGAAGAACCGCAAACTCTTTGACCTGCTCGACGTGCTGGAGTTCAACCAG GTGGTGATATTCGTGAAGTCTGTTCAGCGTTGTGTGGCGCTTTCACAGTTACTGGTGGAGCAGAACTTCCCCGCCATCGCCATCCACAGAGGAATGGCACAggaagagag GTTGTCTCGGTATCAGCAGTTCAAAGACTTCCAGAGGAGGATCCTAGTGGCCACAAACCTGTTCGGGCGAGGAATGGATATCGAGAGGGTCAACATCGTCTTCAACTACGACATGCCGGAGGACTCTGACACGTATCTCCACAGG GTGGCTCGTGCGGGTCGCTTCGGCACCAAGGGTTTGGCCGTCACATTTGTGTCAGACGAGACGGACGCCAAGATCCTGAACGATGTGCAGGACCGATTCGAGGTCAACGTGTCTGAGTTACCAGAGGAGATCGACATTTCCACTTACA TTGAACAGTCCAGATGA
- the si:ch211-106h11.1 gene encoding volume-regulated anion channel subunit LRRC8D: MFTLSELWSSGESQGSYKLLKPWWEVFMDYLLVLMLMVSILAGTLQLSRDGVVCIPVHSSSINHSSPMEPVSDTIFRNTLDSPRIPVKGRRTNLDFQQYIYISQVCYHEALPWYSRFLPYVTLLHTLVLLASGCFWFHFPLTSARIEHFLSLLAKCCESPWTTRALSLTAKLDTRFSETEQAVQPKVQITSSYKMRKSSLDSGTDSPLLAGTDSVTTTPQPSPCPSTLSHCSTLSALSCTEPVLPVQVVPDTSRQGATLDRSDRELARALFERVRRFRAHCESSDVIYKVYTAQTVFKVLKFILIVSYTTPLLDSISFSHICQPHTYALTGYSIFQCSHSLSSVLRKLMQAYVLLLFLFGLLGIYALYWIFHKSLRQYSFQSLREKGSMLDVPDLHNDLAFLLHMADQYDPLLAQRLSVFLSPVSETRLLEESLERHWGAERLRSMITSDQQGHSQLQLVALPRLPAALFTFSQLQVLKLELIGDAKLTAQIANMTALREMHLYHCTASVEPAALQHLQEHLETLHLTFSQAAEIPAWVYSLRGLQELHLTGRLSNEGGMGRGWVLGSLRQLRHLRVLVLRGMLQKVPGELSELAGSLLKLEIYNEGTRLLVLTGLRRLTGLAEVQLQGCQLERLPSALLALTGLRSLDLQYNSLRTLEELLGLQHLRRLSCLRLAHNRVVALPSSVGVLRSLELLDLAHNQLQILPLALFTLHKLRRLLLAGNLLEELPAEIGALKLLGELDLSANRLEHLPKELFERCVELRNLNVANNSLGSLPTGFGGLTQLSRLDVRGNSLEELPVELGCCFGLRGGGLLVENWLLHTLPRQVRDVLQQPSSCPSSEPPSRPNSDCFPTFSAAQWSFHSALESRI, encoded by the exons ATGTTCACGCTGTCTGAGCTGTGGTCCAGCGGTGAGAGTCAGGGCAGTTATAAATTATTGAAGCCATGGTGGGAGGTCTTCATGGACTACCTGCTGGTGCTCATGCTGATGGTGTCTATCCTTGCTGGGACACTCCAGCTGTCAAGGGATGGAGTCGTGTGCATCCCTGTACACTCCTCTTCCATCAACCACAGCTCTCCCATGGAGCCTGTGTCTGATACTATCTTTAGAAACACACTTGACTCACCTAGGATCCCTGTGAAAGGGCGACGTACCAACCTTGACTTCCAGCAGTACATCTACATCAGCCAGGTTTGCTATCACGAGGCGTTGCCCTGGTACTCAAGGTTTTTACCATATGTGACACTGCTCCACACGTTGGTTCTCCTGGCCAGCGGCTGCTTCTGGTTCCACTTCCCGCTCACATCTGCTCGCATCGAGCACTTCCTATCGCTTCTCGCCAAATGTTGCGAATCGCCCTGGACAACAAGGGCACTCTCTCTCACAGCCAAACTGGACACACGTTTCTCTGAGACTGAACAAGCAGTGCAACCCAAAGTTCAGATAACATCTTCGTACAAAATGCGCAAGTCAAGTCTGGACTCGGGGACGGACAGCCCTCTGTTGGCGGGGACTGATAGTGTGACCACTACACCACAACCATCTCCGTGTCCCTCAACTTTGTCTCATTGCTCAACGCTCTCTGCTTTGTCATGCACGGAGCCGGTTTTGCCTGTGCAAGTCGTTCCGGACACTTCCAGACAGGGAGCCACGTTGGACCGCAGCGACAGAGAGCTGGCCAGAGCACTGTTCGAGAGAGTGCGAAGGTTTCGTGCTCACTGCGAGAGTTCAGATGTTATATATAAG GTGTACACTGCTCAGACGGTGTTCAAGGTTCTGAAGTTTATTTTGATTGTGAGCTACACGACTCCTCTCCTGGACTCTATCTCCTTCAGTCACATCTGCCAACCTCACACTTATGCTCTGACCGGCTACAGCATCTTCCAGTGCAGTCACTCGCTGTCCTCCGTCCTGCGCAAGCTAATGCAGGCCTACGTTTTGCTGCTCTTTCTTTTCGGTCTGCTGGGCATCTATGCTCTATACTGGATCTTCCACAA GTCTTTGAGGCAGTACTCTTTCCAAAGTCTACGTGAGAAAGGATCCATGCTAGATGTACCTGACCTTCATAATGACCTCGCCTTCCTCTTGCACATGGCCGACCAGTACGACCCTCTACTGGCCCAGCGCCTGTCTGTCTTCCTCTCACCAGTCAGTGAGACTCGACTCCTGGAAGAAAGTCTGGAGCGTCACTGGGGAGCTGAACGCTTGCGGTCAATGATCACGTCTGACCAGCAGGGACACTCTCAGTTGCAGCTCGTGGCTCTTCCTCGCCTGCCAGCGGCACTGTTTACCTTCAGCCAGCTACAGGTCTTGAAGTTGGAACTTATTGGAGACGCCAAACTGACAGCACAAATAGCTAACATGACGGCACTTAG AGAAATGCACCTTTACCACTGCACTGCATCAGTGGAGCCTGCAGCACTGCAGCACCTTCAGGAACATCTAGAGACTTTACATCTAACCTTCAGCCAAGCTGCAGAGATCCCAGCCTGGGTTTATTCCCTCCGTGGCCTGCAAGAGTTGCACCTCACTGGGAGGTTGAGCAATGAGGGTGGGATGGGGCGTGGATGGGTCCTTGGCAGCCTTCGACAACTGCGTCATCTCCGTGTCTTGGTGCTGCGTGGCATGCTGCAGAAAGTTCCAGGGGAGCTGAGCGAATTGGCAGGGAGTCTGCTAAAACTGGAGATATATAACGAGGGCACCAGGTTATTGGTACTTACGGGACTGAGGCGTTTGACCGGATTGGCAGAAGTGCAACTGCAAGGATGCCAGCTGGAGAGGCTGCCATCAGCGCTTTTGGCGCTTACAGGTCTACGCAGTTTGGATCTGCAGTACAACAGTCTTCGTACTCTAGAAGAGCTGTTGGGATTGCAGCATCTGCGGCGTCTGTCCTGCCTACGACTCGCACATAACCGCGTTGTGGCTCTTCCGTCCAGTGTAGGAGTGCTGCGCTCACTGGAGCTCTTGGATTTGGCGCACAATCAACTGCAAATCCTTCCTTTGGCGCTCTTTACTCTGCATAAGCTGCGACGCCTGCTTTTGGCAGGAAACCTTTTGGAAGAGTTGCCAGCTGAAATTGGAGCCTTGAAGCTTCTTGGCGAACTAGACCTGAGCGCCAACAGGCTTGAACATCTCCCCAAGGAACTGTTTGAAAGGTGCGTAGAGCTTCGCAACTTAAATGTTGCGAATAATTCTCTTGGTTCTCTGCCCACTGGTTTTGGCGGCCTGACTCAACTTTCGCGTCTGGATGTACGAGGAAACAGTCTAGAGGAACTGCCGGTCGAGCTGGGGTGTTGTTTTGGGCTTCGTGGAGGTGGTTTGCTGGTGGAAAACTGGCTGTTGCACACCCTACCTCGGCAGGTCAGGGATGTCCTACAGCAGCCCAGCTCTTGTCCCTCTTCTGAACCTCCATCACGACCTAATTCTGACTGCTTTCCTACCTTTTCAGCTGCACAATGGAGCTTCCACTCCGCACTTGAATCTCGGATATAA